From the Saccharomycodes ludwigii strain NBRC 1722 chromosome I, whole genome shotgun sequence genome, one window contains:
- the CTF19 gene encoding Ctf19p (similar to Saccharomyces cerevisiae YPL018W | CTF19 | Chromosome Transmission Fidelity) — protein MYVTNGHNLTDNSTLNTMNTSDIEILADDNNNNDLSSINSNTSDKMLSPISADNDNGIKIMGDQEESTISSSDNLSLSDDEEMKLLRLLDLKESLIIKRKKLRECVIDLKSQLNNCIHDIELKNNANGDKLHEYHSEAGIFQTDLMDNRGINEKTQNILSNNPNKISVTNGANTKNQSTHIANVENEIITPMSDLKIELQDKYDALPLLNKHLRLQYLRQLYPMLQITNIKHNTGDHRDSWCYEVSMTIKENDFCFFIIYDNNQFKIESPPNANDKIFETELNNLYKEAFSTGNIPRLVNGLYLYVKFLDIRQYFKDALRFEWFSRYYEKFKITDFDIENQKEHKKNELLIQLENMKTNKENNNTYYIVVLLYWNIYYCGNDKCVKNSIKTKVLKCIVTNNSHEVVVVPECQEALDELLRYYGLEEGIKNFIKLNLE, from the coding sequence ATGTACGTTACCAATGGTCATAACCTTACTGATAACAGTACACTTAATACTATGAATACAAGTGATATCGAAATATTGGCCgacgataataataataatgatttatCCAGCATTAATTCAAATACATCAGATAAAATGTTATCACCTATATCGGCAGATAATGACAAtggtattaaaattatGGGTGATCAAGAAGAAAGTACTATTAGTAGTAGCGATAACTTATCACTAAGTGATGACGAAGAAATGAAATTGCTTCGCCTATTAGATTTAAAGGAAagtttgataataaaacgTAAAAAACTAAGAGAATGCGTTATTGATTTAAAGTCTCAATTGAATAATTGTATACATGATATTGAACTTAAGAATAATGCCAATGGAGACAAGCTGCATGAATACCATTCTGAAGCTGGAATATTTCAAACGGATCTTATGGATAATCGTGggataaatgaaaaaacaCAGAATATATTATCCAATAACccaaataaaatttcagTTACTAATGGTGCAAATACTAAGAACCAAAGCACCCACATAGCAAATGTGGAAAACGAGATTATAACGCCAATGtctgatttaaaaattgaattacAGGATAAATATGATGCTTTGCCcttattaaataaacacTTAAGATTACAATACTTAAGACAACTATACCCGATGCTTCAAATCACAAATATTAAGCATAATACTGGTGACCATAGAGATTCATGGTGCTATGAAGTATCGATGACTATAAAGGAGAatgatttttgttttttcataATATACGACAATAatcaatttaaaattgaatcCCCTCCGAATGctaatgataaaatttttgagACCGaactaaataatttatacaAAGAGGCTTTTAGTACGGGTAACATTCCTAGATTAGTTAATGGGCTATATCTTTATGTAAAATTCCTTGATATACGACAATACTTTAAAGATGCTCTGCGGTTTGAATGGTTTAGTAGATATTATGAGAAGTTTAAAATTACCGACTTTGATATAGAGAATCAAAAagaacataaaaaaaatgagttaTTAATCCAATTGGAAAACATGAAAACAAAcaaggaaaataataacacttaTTATATTGtggttttattatattggAATATTTATTACTGTGGTAATGACAAGTGTGTCAAAAACAGTATTAAAACTAAGGTGTTAAAGTGTATCGTCACTAATAATAGTCATGAAGTTGTTGTCGTACCTGAATGCCAAGAGGCACTAGATGAATTACTTAGGTATTATGGCTTGGAAGAAGgcattaaaaattttataaaattgaacCTGGAATGA